From the Deinococcus aquaticus genome, one window contains:
- a CDS encoding GPW/gp25 family protein — MTQSRLPTQPAASPAASQVSRPAGQLQATQSSVARVAGSGRDRADVLGTGVAFPIGVNPRGQLAMVSGERAVTQAILSLLMTARGQRVMRPEYGCRIHELVFAPGDATTLGLASYYVDEALRAWEPRIEVDQVEAQLDAQDTARIVVDIRYRLKDNPEPRSLVFPFYRSL, encoded by the coding sequence GTGACCCAGTCCAGACTTCCCACCCAGCCCGCCGCGTCGCCGGCCGCTTCCCAGGTGTCCCGCCCAGCAGGCCAGTTGCAGGCCACGCAGAGCAGCGTCGCGCGGGTCGCCGGGTCCGGGCGCGACCGGGCCGACGTGCTGGGCACCGGCGTGGCCTTCCCGATCGGCGTGAACCCGCGCGGGCAGCTGGCCATGGTGTCCGGCGAGCGCGCCGTGACCCAGGCGATCCTGAGCCTGCTGATGACCGCGCGCGGCCAGCGGGTCATGCGCCCCGAGTACGGGTGCCGCATTCACGAACTGGTGTTCGCGCCCGGTGACGCCACCACCCTGGGCCTCGCGTCGTACTACGTTGACGAGGCCCTGCGCGCCTGGGAGCCCCGCATCGAGGTCGATCAGGTCGAGGCGCAACTGGACGCGCAGGACACCGCCCGCATCGTCGTGGACATCCGCTACCGCCTGAAAGACAACCCGGAGCCCCGCTCGCTGGTCTTCCCGTTCTACCGCTCCCTGTAA
- a CDS encoding putative baseplate assembly protein, whose translation MPLPTVNLDDRRFDDILDEARRLIPQYCPEWTDHNASDPGIAIIEIFAWMTDLLLYRVNQVPDKLLIAFLDMIGVQLAPPRAAGAPVTFYLSAPQDTPLAIAAGTEVATLRTEVNEAIVFSTERGGVVRPPTLLGLFSANTLAQVRMDSDGLTGADGGVTAGTGPGGAGTQHDLAQLGLPGHRFPIFQPEPRPGDALFVQLAGDHSDHVLALTFGVELAGGAGVNPNHPPYVWEAWQGGVGRWATCEVEYDGTQAFNVSGELILRLPAMREGVFFDTSGYWLRCRLTNEQMHAGYKVSPDLETLQIDARGVTVPARHATIVRSELLGQSSGVPGQRFRLLHGPVLNLDPERDVIEVMTPEGDAHLYAPVTDFSASAPDDRHFTLDTGSGEVSFGPSILQPDGSVYRFGAVPPQDATVRMRRYQYGGGASGNVPARTLTVLKSSIPYVARVTNHAPAAGGRNGQLLEDAIQRVPTLLHTRTRAVTADDYEHLAAQVPGVARARSVTPNMATPGQTYPGQLRALNVPPGQVTLAVLPSVSFEDQIVRGDDSTDPFAPLTGRIAPERLTLSAELRSAVQEDLDLRRPVGTTLDLRAPQYVWVSVTATIRAYAGASRPAREDVRRRATQALYGYLNPYTGGPDGRGWPFGRTLSLSELYGLLRGVSGVEVAEDVQVVLTEPGQPQQRETITGSLPLPPQALIVSDVHHVRVDH comes from the coding sequence GTGCCCTTACCGACCGTGAACCTCGACGACCGACGCTTCGACGACATTCTCGACGAGGCGCGCCGGCTGATTCCGCAGTACTGCCCGGAATGGACCGACCACAACGCCAGCGACCCCGGCATCGCCATCATCGAGATCTTCGCCTGGATGACGGACCTGCTGCTGTACCGCGTGAATCAGGTGCCGGACAAACTCCTGATCGCGTTCCTGGACATGATTGGCGTGCAACTGGCCCCGCCCCGCGCGGCCGGCGCGCCCGTCACCTTCTACCTCAGTGCCCCGCAGGACACGCCGCTGGCCATCGCGGCCGGCACCGAGGTCGCCACGCTGCGCACCGAGGTGAACGAGGCGATCGTGTTCTCCACCGAGCGCGGCGGGGTGGTCCGCCCGCCCACCCTGCTGGGCCTGTTCAGCGCGAACACCCTGGCGCAGGTGCGGATGGACAGCGACGGACTGACCGGCGCGGATGGAGGCGTCACCGCCGGGACCGGTCCGGGTGGCGCGGGCACCCAGCACGACCTGGCGCAACTGGGCCTGCCGGGGCACCGTTTTCCGATCTTCCAGCCGGAACCGCGTCCCGGTGACGCGCTGTTCGTGCAGCTGGCCGGGGATCACAGTGATCACGTGCTGGCCCTGACCTTCGGCGTGGAACTCGCGGGCGGGGCGGGCGTGAACCCCAACCACCCGCCGTACGTGTGGGAGGCGTGGCAGGGCGGCGTGGGCCGCTGGGCGACCTGCGAGGTCGAGTACGACGGCACCCAGGCCTTCAACGTGAGCGGCGAACTGATTCTGCGGCTGCCCGCCATGCGCGAGGGCGTGTTCTTCGACACCAGCGGCTACTGGCTGCGCTGCCGCCTGACGAACGAGCAGATGCACGCCGGGTACAAGGTCAGCCCCGACCTCGAAACCTTGCAGATCGACGCGCGCGGCGTCACGGTCCCCGCCCGGCACGCGACCATCGTGCGCAGCGAACTGCTGGGCCAGAGCAGCGGCGTGCCCGGCCAGCGGTTCCGGCTGCTGCACGGCCCGGTCCTGAACCTCGACCCGGAACGCGACGTGATCGAGGTCATGACCCCGGAAGGCGACGCGCACCTGTACGCGCCGGTCACGGACTTCTCGGCGTCCGCGCCGGACGACCGGCACTTCACGCTCGACACGGGCAGCGGCGAGGTGTCCTTCGGGCCCAGCATCCTGCAACCCGACGGCAGCGTGTACCGCTTCGGCGCGGTGCCCCCTCAGGACGCCACGGTCCGCATGCGCCGCTACCAGTACGGCGGCGGGGCCAGCGGCAACGTCCCGGCCCGCACGCTGACCGTCCTGAAAAGCAGCATCCCGTACGTGGCCCGCGTGACCAACCACGCCCCGGCCGCCGGGGGCCGCAACGGGCAACTGCTCGAGGACGCCATTCAGCGCGTGCCGACGCTGCTGCACACCCGCACCCGCGCCGTCACCGCCGACGATTACGAACACCTGGCGGCGCAGGTGCCGGGCGTCGCCCGCGCCCGCAGCGTCACGCCGAACATGGCCACGCCCGGCCAGACGTACCCGGGGCAACTGCGCGCCCTGAACGTCCCGCCCGGACAGGTGACGCTGGCCGTGCTGCCCAGCGTGTCCTTCGAGGATCAGATCGTGCGGGGCGACGACAGCACCGACCCGTTCGCACCGCTGACCGGGCGGATCGCGCCGGAACGCCTGACCCTGAGCGCCGAACTGAGAAGCGCCGTGCAGGAGGACCTGGACCTGCGCCGCCCGGTCGGCACGACCCTGGACCTGCGCGCCCCGCAGTACGTGTGGGTCAGCGTGACCGCCACCATCCGCGCGTACGCCGGGGCCAGCCGCCCCGCCCGTGAGGACGTGCGCCGCCGCGCCACCCAGGCGCTGTACGGCTACCTGAACCCCTACACGGGCGGCCCGGACGGGCGCGGCTGGCCGTTCGGGCGGACCCTGAGCCTCAGCGAACTGTACGGCCTGCTGCGCGGCGTGAGCGGCGTGGAAGTCGCCGAGGACGTGCAGGTTGTGCTGACCGAACCCGGCCAGCCGCAGCAGCGGGAAACCATCACCGGCAGCCTGCCGCTGCCCCCGCAGGCGCTGATCGTCTCGGACGTTCACCACGTGCGGGTGGATCACTGA
- a CDS encoding FHA domain-containing protein — MPQLQVRQRGDVLRTLNLGMRQLSIGRTPDNGLPLRDPSVAVRHAEISVEGGALLLTDLTGGEASTFVNGHRLTPHQPWRLEHGDEIQIGPFTVAFLSEAAAAPAEAPQGRTDVQGTLAAHPARPPIPTFPAPRPPLGGPALYTSFLPPYFQESEFLGRFLKILEGVWEPMQRRQDSVDLHFDPRVSPPQLLGWMAGWLGVPLDPHWPEARQRAWLREAVTLYRWRGTRYGLSRALETVFGLTPVLSEDSAQPHTLRVTLLDSLDGDDTASREAITAFVQRHAPAHTQVTVEFVDAPTPPGHTAAQTPDQTTPPPSPSGPGGPQAGTA; from the coding sequence ATGCCGCAACTTCAGGTCCGGCAGCGCGGGGACGTGCTGCGCACCCTGAACCTCGGGATGCGCCAGCTGTCCATCGGCCGCACGCCCGACAACGGCCTGCCGCTGCGCGACCCGTCCGTGGCCGTGCGGCACGCCGAGATCAGCGTGGAAGGCGGCGCGCTGCTGCTGACCGACCTGACTGGCGGCGAGGCCTCCACCTTCGTGAACGGCCACCGCCTGACCCCCCACCAGCCCTGGCGACTGGAGCACGGCGACGAGATCCAGATCGGGCCGTTCACGGTCGCGTTCCTCAGCGAGGCGGCCGCCGCGCCCGCCGAGGCCCCACAGGGCCGCACGGACGTGCAGGGCACCCTGGCCGCCCACCCGGCCCGGCCGCCCATCCCGACCTTCCCGGCCCCGCGGCCCCCCCTGGGCGGCCCGGCGCTGTACACGTCGTTCCTGCCGCCGTACTTTCAGGAATCCGAGTTCCTGGGCCGCTTCCTGAAAATCCTGGAAGGCGTGTGGGAGCCCATGCAGCGCCGCCAGGACAGCGTGGACCTGCACTTCGATCCGCGCGTGTCGCCGCCGCAACTGCTGGGCTGGATGGCCGGGTGGCTGGGCGTGCCTCTGGACCCGCACTGGCCCGAGGCGCGGCAGCGGGCGTGGCTGCGCGAGGCGGTCACGCTGTACCGCTGGCGCGGCACCCGCTACGGCCTGAGCCGCGCCCTGGAAACCGTGTTCGGCCTGACGCCCGTGCTGAGCGAGGATTCCGCGCAGCCGCACACGCTGCGCGTCACGCTGCTCGACTCGCTGGACGGTGACGACACGGCCAGCCGCGAGGCCATCACCGCCTTCGTGCAGCGCCACGCCCCGGCGCACACGCAGGTCACGGTGGAGTTCGTGGACGCGCCCACGCCCCCAGGCCACACCGCAGCCCAGACTCCAGACCAGACCACTCCGCCGCCCTCCCCCAGCGGGCCGGGCGGCCCCCAGGCAGGTACCGCATGA
- a CDS encoding protein kinase domain-containing protein, translating into MTDRIFHHYQLGRLLGGGWLGPVHAAADLDENREVALRVLDDASSGQSFLIMQLERLLLKVGSLRHPNILPTGALEQRDRRAFYAMDLGQQGSARQLLQGQARAAQPLPVVTAVDLIRQAAAGLAHAHDQGLMHGNLKPENLILQPGRTLLGHTGYVTQLSDFGLAELRAGSYGTHDRAVVNALAYMSPEQCRGIRNELRTDLYALGLILYELLTGLVPFDIRDAAEALEKHQHVAPRQPSLLRPDLPPALEEIILTCLAKDPQDRYAGAPALEAALQEVLNGLMPGGPEPTVRLSALPVMPPAPGLDGHASGPEPTLLVFSERLELLRSDPVTQASFTVGRAPDNAVKLEHVGVSRHHLNVEFTGGQAHVTELTATNGTVMDGLPLTPMTRLRWPYRTPLYLRPYWLVLLEPQQAPARPRIVVKPERDRVTLTPGTPLTLHVMLANTGPTVDHFRVDLRGIPAEWVQGAHTEVQLNPGMQGGATLTLLAPRHSDSRAGDYDVTVVAHSREDPAQTGQAPLGVTVAPFHELVATMLPPLRRTWRHAKYTVRLENRGNTDETYHPRLRDNEGQLRILPRLQDLITVPQVTTTGMPVDPTQLARETARQATAEARHAAVAAARQAVQGQGRIRVTDLPARLPLGAGQSAEETLKVRVPLRWLGAATQHQMHVDVFPELPSGESGEHPAAHATAELNHLPLIPLWMLPIVMILLGVLIWLLTRPPQITQFDRADSNTVVRPGTPFTLRWDTQNATRVTIPELGAAGRNLPRDGQLTVPGITRDQKYTLTARSLLGRTVINPQTVQARFDRPEIQTFEVTPARVAGNQKVTIRWQVLNAQQVTISELGKVPASGTRTFSPSRDTTFTLTAQNGTERETDARSVTVLGPQVKTFKLEPAEIERGGSAVLSWEVQNASTVMIEGLGIVPARGKKTVKPRESTSYTITASGANNLTNSANARLEITSPAPEFLDFEVSPSPVRSDQTFTIRWKTKNASSVNVQYGSGTEDSAPEGQTIKPAPTTDVDIILTARNDAGDTVIVKKPLTVTPVDEKAEREKAEAEAAAEAASAAAAAEKANIEKTTFTAEPAAITGEGDVTLNWNAPGFTTVGILPLKGPQSGKFDASGSEIIEKVNTSRTYTLVLYLANGKQKTFERKVKVTPRPVEIRSFKPSVTDLGAPGSVTLSWDVANTPAVRIAGLSGPLPGSKWPPRGSTTLTVPKTRTFVLSVGSQQQSVTVRVKPPTPVITFSAAPTQLTGGGTAVLTWAVRNASTVRIDGVRGPNTDGSWPATGRTTLPVKASRTFTLRAGSVTKTASVTVTPAPQARVNSFTVSSAALSAPGAVRLRWNVSNASAVRISGVPQALPASGETTVNVGKTTTFVLTAGSAQASKTVTVKPPVTPAKPPATTVTPPAAVTPPAATPVSVSYFSAKPASIRAGGSATLSWKVTGTDSVTIEGVGGSLRSSGVVRVSPAQTTTYTLVAGNVRSEPVTVTVTRAAAQSSEYSDLIGSWTHPFGYLTIYNIEGRRATGTFASERDDIPDLPINVIFNGGTLTVTSPQLDTFKIVASIDPGRKILRGPYTLQGQSERWCAYRPTVQQPADCR; encoded by the coding sequence ATGACCGACCGCATCTTCCACCACTACCAGCTGGGACGGCTGCTCGGCGGAGGCTGGCTCGGGCCGGTCCACGCCGCCGCCGACCTCGACGAGAACCGCGAGGTCGCCCTGCGCGTCCTGGACGACGCCAGCAGCGGCCAGTCCTTCCTGATCATGCAGCTCGAGCGGCTGCTGCTGAAAGTCGGCTCGCTGCGCCACCCGAACATCCTGCCCACCGGGGCGCTCGAGCAGCGGGACCGCCGCGCCTTCTACGCCATGGACCTGGGCCAGCAGGGCAGCGCCCGCCAGCTCCTGCAGGGGCAGGCGCGGGCCGCGCAGCCGCTGCCGGTCGTGACGGCTGTAGACCTGATCCGGCAGGCGGCCGCCGGGCTGGCGCACGCGCACGACCAGGGCCTGATGCACGGCAACCTGAAACCCGAGAACCTGATCCTGCAACCCGGCCGGACCCTGCTGGGCCACACCGGGTACGTCACGCAACTCTCGGATTTCGGGCTGGCCGAGCTGCGCGCCGGGAGTTACGGCACGCACGACCGCGCTGTCGTGAACGCCCTGGCGTACATGAGTCCCGAGCAGTGCCGCGGCATCCGCAACGAGCTGCGCACCGATCTGTACGCGCTGGGCCTGATCCTGTACGAACTGCTGACCGGACTGGTGCCCTTCGACATCCGCGACGCGGCCGAGGCGCTCGAGAAGCACCAGCACGTCGCGCCGCGCCAGCCCAGCCTGCTGCGCCCCGACCTGCCTCCGGCCCTCGAGGAGATCATCCTGACCTGCCTCGCCAAGGACCCGCAGGACCGCTACGCGGGCGCGCCGGCGCTGGAAGCGGCGCTGCAGGAAGTCCTGAACGGCCTGATGCCCGGCGGGCCGGAACCCACCGTGCGCCTGAGTGCCCTGCCGGTCATGCCGCCCGCGCCGGGCCTGGACGGGCACGCCAGCGGCCCGGAACCCACCCTGCTGGTGTTCAGCGAACGCCTGGAACTGCTGCGCAGCGACCCGGTCACGCAGGCCAGTTTCACGGTGGGCCGCGCGCCGGACAACGCCGTGAAACTCGAGCATGTCGGCGTGAGCCGCCACCACCTGAACGTGGAATTCACGGGCGGGCAGGCGCACGTGACCGAACTGACCGCCACGAACGGCACGGTCATGGACGGCCTGCCCCTGACGCCCATGACCCGCCTGCGCTGGCCGTACCGCACGCCGCTGTACCTGCGGCCCTACTGGCTGGTCCTGCTGGAACCTCAGCAGGCCCCGGCGCGGCCCCGCATCGTCGTGAAACCCGAACGGGACCGCGTGACCCTCACGCCGGGTACGCCGCTGACCCTGCACGTCATGCTGGCGAACACCGGCCCCACCGTGGATCACTTCCGGGTGGACCTGCGCGGCATTCCGGCCGAGTGGGTGCAGGGCGCGCACACCGAGGTGCAGCTGAACCCCGGCATGCAGGGCGGCGCGACCCTGACCCTGCTGGCCCCCCGCCACAGCGACAGCCGCGCCGGGGACTACGACGTGACCGTCGTCGCCCACTCGCGCGAGGACCCCGCGCAGACCGGACAGGCCCCGCTGGGCGTGACAGTCGCGCCGTTCCATGAACTGGTCGCCACCATGCTGCCCCCGCTTCGCCGCACGTGGCGGCACGCGAAGTACACGGTGCGGCTGGAAAACCGTGGCAATACCGACGAGACGTACCACCCGCGCCTGCGGGACAACGAGGGGCAACTGCGGATCCTGCCGCGCCTGCAGGACCTGATCACGGTCCCGCAGGTCACGACCACCGGCATGCCGGTCGACCCGACCCAGTTGGCGCGCGAAACGGCCCGGCAGGCGACGGCCGAGGCCCGGCACGCCGCCGTCGCCGCCGCCCGTCAGGCCGTGCAGGGCCAGGGCCGCATCCGCGTGACCGACCTGCCCGCCCGCCTGCCCCTGGGGGCCGGGCAGAGCGCCGAGGAGACCCTGAAGGTGCGGGTGCCGCTGCGCTGGCTGGGCGCGGCCACGCAGCACCAGATGCACGTGGACGTGTTCCCGGAACTGCCCAGCGGCGAGAGCGGCGAACACCCGGCCGCGCACGCCACCGCCGAACTGAATCACCTGCCGCTGATCCCGCTGTGGATGCTGCCCATCGTGATGATTCTGCTGGGCGTGCTGATCTGGCTGCTGACCCGCCCGCCGCAGATCACGCAGTTCGACCGGGCCGACAGCAACACCGTCGTGCGGCCCGGCACGCCGTTCACGCTGCGCTGGGACACCCAGAACGCCACGCGCGTGACCATTCCGGAACTGGGCGCGGCGGGCCGCAACCTGCCGCGCGACGGTCAGCTGACCGTGCCCGGCATCACCCGCGACCAGAAGTACACCCTGACCGCCCGCTCGCTGCTGGGCCGCACCGTGATCAACCCGCAGACCGTGCAGGCCCGCTTCGACCGTCCGGAAATCCAGACGTTCGAGGTCACGCCCGCCCGCGTCGCCGGGAACCAGAAGGTCACCATCCGCTGGCAGGTGCTGAACGCGCAGCAGGTGACCATCAGTGAACTCGGGAAGGTTCCGGCCAGCGGCACCCGTACCTTCTCGCCCAGCCGCGACACGACCTTCACCCTGACCGCCCAGAACGGCACGGAACGCGAGACCGACGCCCGCAGCGTCACGGTGCTCGGGCCGCAGGTCAAGACCTTCAAGCTGGAACCCGCCGAAATCGAGCGGGGCGGCAGCGCCGTCCTGTCCTGGGAGGTGCAGAACGCCAGCACGGTCATGATCGAGGGCCTGGGCATCGTACCCGCCAGGGGCAAGAAGACCGTCAAACCGCGCGAATCCACCAGTTACACCATCACCGCCAGCGGCGCGAACAACCTGACCAACAGCGCCAACGCCCGCCTGGAAATCACCTCGCCCGCCCCGGAATTCCTTGACTTCGAGGTCAGCCCCAGTCCCGTGCGCTCGGATCAGACCTTCACGATCCGCTGGAAGACCAAGAACGCCAGCAGCGTGAACGTGCAGTACGGCAGCGGCACCGAGGACAGCGCCCCGGAAGGGCAGACCATCAAGCCCGCGCCCACCACCGACGTGGACATCATCCTGACCGCCCGCAACGACGCCGGCGACACCGTGATCGTCAAGAAACCCCTGACGGTCACGCCTGTCGACGAGAAAGCCGAGCGCGAGAAAGCCGAAGCCGAGGCGGCCGCCGAAGCGGCCAGTGCCGCCGCCGCCGCCGAGAAAGCCAACATCGAGAAGACGACCTTCACGGCAGAGCCCGCCGCCATCACCGGTGAGGGCGACGTGACCCTCAACTGGAACGCGCCGGGCTTCACGACCGTGGGGATCCTGCCGCTGAAAGGCCCGCAAAGCGGGAAGTTCGACGCCAGCGGCAGCGAGATCATCGAGAAGGTCAACACCAGCCGCACCTACACCCTGGTGCTGTACCTGGCAAACGGCAAGCAGAAAACGTTTGAACGGAAGGTCAAGGTCACGCCGCGCCCGGTCGAGATCCGCAGCTTCAAACCCAGCGTCACCGACCTGGGCGCCCCCGGTTCCGTCACGCTCAGCTGGGACGTGGCGAACACACCCGCCGTGCGCATCGCCGGACTGAGCGGCCCGCTGCCCGGCAGCAAGTGGCCCCCGCGCGGCAGTACCACCCTGACCGTCCCGAAAACCCGCACGTTCGTCCTGAGTGTCGGCAGCCAGCAGCAGAGCGTCACCGTGCGCGTCAAGCCGCCCACGCCCGTCATCACCTTCAGCGCCGCGCCCACGCAGCTCACGGGCGGCGGCACGGCCGTCCTGACCTGGGCCGTCCGGAACGCCAGTACCGTCCGCATCGACGGCGTGCGCGGCCCGAACACCGACGGGTCCTGGCCCGCCACGGGCCGCACCACCCTGCCCGTGAAGGCCAGTCGCACCTTCACCCTGCGCGCCGGAAGCGTCACGAAAACCGCGTCCGTGACCGTCACGCCCGCCCCGCAGGCCCGCGTGAACAGCTTTACGGTCTCCAGCGCTGCCCTCAGCGCCCCGGGAGCGGTGCGCCTGCGCTGGAACGTCAGTAACGCCAGCGCCGTGCGCATCAGTGGCGTGCCGCAGGCCCTGCCCGCCAGCGGCGAAACGACCGTGAACGTCGGCAAGACCACTACCTTCGTCCTCACGGCCGGCAGCGCCCAGGCCAGCAAGACCGTGACTGTCAAACCTCCGGTCACTCCTGCCAAGCCTCCCGCCACGACGGTCACGCCGCCTGCAGCCGTCACGCCACCGGCCGCCACGCCCGTCAGCGTCTCGTACTTCAGCGCCAAGCCCGCCAGTATCCGCGCGGGCGGCAGCGCCACCCTCTCCTGGAAGGTCACGGGCACCGACTCCGTGACCATCGAGGGCGTGGGCGGAAGTCTGCGCAGCAGCGGCGTGGTGCGGGTCAGTCCCGCCCAGACGACCACCTACACACTGGTCGCCGGGAACGTGCGCAGCGAACCCGTCACCGTGACCGTCACCCGCGCGGCCGCGCAGAGCAGCGAGTACAGCGACCTGATCGGCTCCTGGACGCACCCGTTCGGGTACCTGACCATCTACAACATCGAGGGCCGCCGCGCGACTGGTACCTTCGCCAGCGAACGCGACGACATCCCGGACCTGCCCATCAACGTGATCTTCAACGGCGGCACCCTGACCGTCACCTCACCGCAACTGGACACCTTCAAGATCGTGGCGTCCATCGACCCGGGCCGCAAGATCCTGCGCGGGCCGTACACCCTGCAGGGCCAGAGCGAACGCTGGTGCGCGTACCGCCCCACCGTCCAGCAGCCCGCCGACTGCCGCTGA
- a CDS encoding VgrG-related protein: MTRSATRHPMEGAVSTLYLNIDGKDMTPDAVRMIDEITVDSSLQLPDVATVTLRDPQGLLIDDETYRLGARIRVIAQVKSNQETVFDGELVEVEPRFARGTQHLRLRAFDRLHRLARGTHTRSFLNVSDMDLVKKLASEAGMTAKTADSSVVHPYVLQHNQTNLEFLRERASRLGLILYADGTTLHCEDVRGQDPIELTWGDTLTEFTPRLTSLGQTSQSTVRSWDPKQKRSVVGQGSGGQGRADVPESSRSEGVSQQAFGMDTPATTSTLIVREQSYATAIAQAQRNRVTEHLIEARGTAAGYPRLTAGTTLNVRNVGKRFSGAYVASNVRHLYRNGEGYSTEFSVTGSRPDSLAALIRESTAGPNDAPFTPTPGLMIGVVTNNDDPDNLGRVKVKFPALTEDDESDWARVVNLGGGPNRGSQFTPEVNDEVLIGFEHGDIHHPYVIGGLWNGSDAPPRPTGKTVKNGSVIQRVYRTRLGHELVYDDPPDPDPPRITLQSSKNHALELNDDKKKPFLQLRTTSGHRLTLMDDPRAPHVTLEDKNGNQLKLDTKTNTLTITSTGRLELKARSGIKIDAGGGNVDVKGVMINLN; encoded by the coding sequence ATGACCCGCAGCGCGACCCGCCACCCGATGGAAGGCGCGGTCAGCACCCTGTACCTGAACATCGACGGCAAGGACATGACCCCGGACGCCGTGCGCATGATCGACGAGATCACCGTGGACAGCAGCCTGCAACTCCCGGACGTGGCGACCGTCACCCTGCGCGACCCGCAGGGCCTGCTGATCGACGACGAAACCTACCGCCTGGGCGCCCGCATCCGCGTGATCGCGCAGGTGAAAAGCAACCAGGAAACCGTCTTCGACGGTGAACTCGTCGAGGTCGAACCCCGCTTCGCGCGCGGCACCCAGCACCTGCGCCTGCGGGCCTTCGACCGCCTGCACCGCCTGGCGCGCGGCACGCACACCCGCTCGTTCCTGAACGTCAGCGACATGGACCTCGTCAAGAAACTCGCATCAGAGGCCGGCATGACCGCCAAAACGGCCGACAGCAGCGTCGTGCACCCGTACGTCCTGCAACACAACCAGACCAACCTGGAATTCCTGCGGGAACGCGCCTCCCGCCTGGGCCTGATCCTGTACGCCGACGGCACCACCCTGCACTGCGAGGACGTGCGCGGCCAGGACCCCATCGAGCTCACGTGGGGCGACACCCTCACCGAGTTCACGCCCCGCCTGACCAGCCTCGGCCAGACCAGCCAGAGCACCGTGCGCTCCTGGGACCCCAAACAGAAACGCAGCGTGGTCGGCCAGGGCAGCGGCGGCCAGGGACGCGCGGACGTTCCCGAAAGCAGCCGCAGCGAGGGCGTCTCGCAGCAGGCGTTCGGGATGGACACGCCCGCCACGACCAGCACCCTGATCGTCCGCGAGCAGTCCTACGCCACCGCCATCGCACAGGCGCAGCGTAACCGCGTGACCGAGCACCTGATCGAGGCGCGTGGCACCGCCGCCGGGTACCCCCGCCTGACCGCCGGCACCACCCTGAACGTCCGCAACGTCGGCAAGCGCTTCAGCGGCGCGTACGTCGCCAGTAACGTCCGGCACCTGTACCGCAACGGCGAAGGCTACAGCACCGAATTCAGCGTCACAGGCAGCCGCCCCGACTCGCTGGCCGCCCTGATCCGCGAAAGTACCGCCGGACCCAACGACGCGCCGTTCACGCCCACGCCCGGCCTGATGATCGGCGTCGTCACCAACAACGACGACCCGGACAACCTGGGCCGCGTGAAAGTCAAATTCCCCGCCCTGACCGAGGACGACGAGAGCGACTGGGCCAGGGTGGTGAACCTGGGCGGCGGCCCGAACCGGGGCTCGCAGTTCACGCCGGAAGTCAACGACGAGGTCCTGATCGGCTTCGAACACGGCGACATCCACCACCCGTACGTGATCGGCGGCCTCTGGAACGGCAGCGACGCCCCCCCACGCCCCACCGGCAAGACCGTCAAGAACGGCAGCGTCATCCAGCGCGTTTACCGCACCCGCCTGGGCCACGAACTCGTGTACGACGACCCGCCCGACCCCGACCCGCCCCGCATCACCCTCCAGAGCAGCAAGAACCACGCCCTGGAACTCAACGACGACAAGAAAAAACCCTTCCTGCAACTGCGCACCACCTCCGGCCACCGCCTGACCCTGATGGACGACCCCAGAGCCCCCCACGTGACCCTGGAAGACAAGAACGGCAACCAGCTCAAACTCGACACCAAGACCAACACCCTGACCATCACCAGCACCGGCCGCCTTGAACTCAAGGCCCGCAGCGGCATCAAGATCGACGCGGGCGGCGGGAACGTGGACGTCAAGGGCGTCATGATCAACCTCAACTGA